The following proteins come from a genomic window of Coffea arabica cultivar ET-39 chromosome 11c, Coffea Arabica ET-39 HiFi, whole genome shotgun sequence:
- the LOC140016821 gene encoding two-component response regulator ARR11-like, producing the protein MMITENTGFSSPRSDAFPAGLRVLVVDDDPTWLKILEKMLKKCSYEVTTCGLAREALNLLRERKDGFDIVISDVNMPDMDGFKLLEHVGLEMDLPVIMMSVDGETSRVMKGVQHGACDYLLKPIRMKELRNIWQHVFRKRIHEVRDIEFHEGIDEIHLMKNGSDLSEDRRLPSGIDSFSGKKRKEAEKHDDRECNDPSSVKKARVVWTVDLHQKFVKAVNQIGFDKVGPKKILDLMGVPWLTRENVASHLQKYRLYLGRLQKEKELTTSFGGMKDSDISAKEPNGNHCLHDLVNKQQCDLASGSYNIQGNKNMIQNVDLKMHEADLKCTVPKPMEEPKKAIDGESSDPQKSSSKKMSLNHSFGQFDSDLEFAAVIPKQYPWNEETSQAQFSRERRPHFQPKRGFNTLPLTYLPENIQLDCVQPSSSPNSRPSSIDRDKLAEAEMKPAYVKNRSQGMEQLSPAGCDGDLFSAQPGSKLTNNQAFKPTQSAVCSMNNHSLDENLEGGMESAGRSLNFASGTDYTSWDENLHSGSLQGDFQPVSTGPQGIEFLNYSEPELTTEVPTFLYDSLKFDFEYPFDSMEYPVIDQGLFIV; encoded by the exons ATGATGATCACCGAGAATACCGGGTTTTCCTCTCCAAGAAGTGATGCCTTTCCTGCAGGTCTGCGGGTTCTCGTGGTCGATGATGATCCTACTTGGCTCAAAATTCTTGAGAAAATGCTCAAGAAGTGTTCCTACGAAG TGACAACATGTGGGCTAGCAAGAGAGGCCTTGAACCTGCTTCGAGAAAGAAAAGATGGATTCGACATTGTTATCAGTGATGTTAACATGCCTGACATGGATGGTTTTAAGCTTCTGGAGCATGTTGGACTGGAAATGGATCTTCCTGTCATAA TGATGTCTGTTGATGGAGAAACAAGCAGGGTGATGAAAGGTGTCCAACATGGTGCATGTGATTATCTTCTTAAGCCAATAAGAATGAAAGAACTTCGAAACATATGGCAGCATGTCTTCAGAAAAAGGATACACGAGGTCAGAGAtattgaatttcatgaaggcaTTGACGAAATCCATTTGATGAAAAATGGCTCTGATCTGTCTGAGGACAGACGCTTGCCTTCTGGAATTGATTCATTttcagggaaaaaaagaaaagaagctgAAAAGCATGACGATAGAGAATGCAATGATCCTTCATCTGTTAAGAAAGCTAGAGTAGTTTGGACGGTAGACCTTCATCAGAAATTTGTCAAAGCTGTGAATCAGATTGGTTTTGATA AAGTTGGTCCCAAGAAAATACTAGACTTAATGGGTGTTCCATGGTTAACAAGAGAAAATGTAGCCAGCCACTTACAG AAGTATCGGCTTTACCTTGGAAGATTGCAGAAAGAGAAAGAGCTAACAACCTCCTTTGGAGGGATGAAAGACTCAGATATCTCTGCAAAGGAACCTAATGGCAATCACTGCCTTCATGATTTAGTCAATAAGCAACAGTGTGATCTTGCAAGTGGCAGTTATAATATTCAGGGAAACAAGAACATGATTCAAAATGTTGATTTGAAAATGCACGAGGCAGATCTGAAGTGTACTGTTCCAAAGCCAATGGAAGAGCCCAAGAAAGCTATAGATGGAGAGAGTTCTGATCCTCAAAAGAGCAGCAGTAAAAAGATGAGCCTCAATCACTCTTTTGGCCAATTTGATTCGGATTTGGAATTTGCTGCAGTGATCCCCAAACAGTATCCCTGGAATGAAGAAACCTCACAAGCTCAATTCAGTCGAGAACGCAGGCCACATTTCCAGCCAAAGAGGgggtttaatactttaccacTGACTTATCTTCCCGAAAATATCCAACTCGATTGTGTACAACCCAGTTCCTCTCCAAATTCTAGACCTTCTAGCATCGATAGAGATAAACTTGCAGAGGCTGAAATGAAGCCTGCCTACGTGAAGAATAGAAGCCAGGGAATGGAACAGTTGTCTCCTGCAGGATGCGATGGTGACCTTTTCTCTGCTCAACCGGGGAGCAAATTAACAAACAATCAAGCTTTTAAGCCAACCCAAAGTGCGGTGTGCAGCATGAACAACCATAGCTTGGATGAGAATCTTGAAGGTGGCATGGAATCTGCAGGGAGAAGCCTAAATTTTGCTAGTGGAACAGATTATACATCTTGGGATGAGAATCTCCATAGTGGCTCCCTTCAAGGTGATTTTCAACCGGTGAGTACTGGTCCTCAGGGTATAGAATTTCTTAACTACAGTGAACCAGAGCTCACTACTGAAGTTCCAACCTTCTTGTACGATTCACTGAAGTTTGACTTTGAGTATCCTTTTGATTCAATGGAATATCCAGTCATAGATCAAGGACTATTCATAGTGTGA